Sequence from the Flavobacterium sp. TR2 genome:
GCAGGATTGGTACGCTAAAAAGAAAAACGAATATTAAATAATTATTTTCACACAACGTTAATCTGTAGAGACGCACCGCAGTGCGTCTACGCAACGACGGTTACAATACATTAGACGCACTGCGGTGCGTCTCTACAGAAAATTGGATCGGAATTAAAATTATCTCGTCAAAACTGTTACCAATTCATTAACAAAAAACAGGCAGCAAATTATATGATTTTTCTTCATTATTAATTTACTTTGTTGTAGTTAATCTAAAAATTGTAAACCATGAAAAAATTCTATTTGCTAGCAGTTACTTTGTTTGCTGCTTTTACAGTTCAGGCTCAAGACATAGTAAAATTTGCTCCGCTTGATGCAAGTCCGGTTGATATTTCTTATTTTCCAAACAAAGCGGTTAAATTCAAAAAAACAGATACCCCAAACCCAGTTATCAAAGTTCTTTACGCAAGACCTTCTGCAAAAGGAAGAACTATTTTTGGCGATGTGGTAAAATTTGGAGAAGTTTGGAGAGTTGGCGCTAATGAAAACACAGAGATTAAATTCTACAAAGATGTCACAATCGGCGGTAAAAAAGTTCCTGCGGGATACTACAGTTTATTTGCCATTCCAGAAAAAGACAAATGGACTATCATCATCAACAAAGAATTGGATTTATGGGGTGGTTATGCTTATGACGAAAGCAAAGATGTGGTAAGAGTTTCAGTTCCTGTTAAACCAGTTTCTGATGTTATCGAAGCTTTATCTATCGCATTTACTGCTCAAGGCAATGTAGCAAATCTTGTTATTGGCTGGGATAAAACAACGGTTGAATTGCCAATTACGGTTAAATAAGTTTTACTAATATATGCCACGAAGGCACAAAGTCGCAAAGTTTTTTCTAAAGCTTTGCGACTTTTTTTTTTGCCACGAATTACACAAATTTGCACTAATTTTTCCCCAAAAACTGATGAATCAAATTTGTGAAAATTAGTGTAATTCGTGGCTATAAAAAATTTAATGCTTCTTCCTGTTTAAATCATTTTCCCTTGCATTTGCAAACACAATCCAATGCAAACATAACCCGTGGTTTTAACCACGGGAGCGCAGGATTGGATACGGATTGTTTTTTGATTGTGTTCCTGTGGTTGAAACCACAGGCTATATTTGAAAATTAGGAATCAAAAACACTCTTTAATGCTTCTTCCTGTTTAAATCATTTTCCCTTGCATTTGCACACACAATCCAATGCAAACATAACCCGTGGTTTTAACCACGGGAGCTCAGGATTGGATACAGATTGTTTTTTGATTGTATGTCTATGGTTAAAACCACAGGCTATATTCTAAAAATTCGGGCGCAAACAAAAAGAGGCATTTTTCAATGCCTCTTTTTGTTTTTTAAACCTTAACAGTTTCTATAATTTTATCTAGCGTAATCGGTAAATCTCGAACACGTTTTCCAGTTGCATTAAAAACAGCATTTGCAATTGCGGGCGCCATTCCGACTAAGGCAGTTTCTCCAAGACCTTTTGTTCCCATTGGATTGCTTATTGGATCTTTTTTATTAACGAAGAAAACTTCCTGTTTTTCAATATCCGCGTTTACAGGAACATGGTAATCAGCAAAATTATTGTTGATTGGTCGGCCAAAACGATGATCGATTTCTAAGGCTTCCATCAACCCCATTCCGATTCCTCCTACTGCTCCGCCAAACATTTGCCCCGCAGAAGTTTTCTGGTTGATTACTGTTCCAATATCTGCGCAAGAAACCACGTGAGCCAATCTTATTTTACCCAAATTCGGATTCACCAATACTTTTACAAAATGAACAGAAAACGAGTAAATCGAATATTTCTTGGCTTCTTCAGCAGCTTTAGAAAGATTTTCCACTTCAAAATCTTCTAATTTATTACTGCTTAAAAGAGCCGCCAGCGTAACCGATTTCGATTTGTCTTTTTTAGAAGAAACCGTTCCGTTTTCAAAAGTTAAATCGGTAATCGCGATTCCTTTTAAAGCAGGACTTTTGCTTCCCAATTCAATTATTTTATTCAATAGCAAATTACAGGCATCATGAACCGCAGAACCGACAGATGAAGTTGTTGCCGACCCCCCTTGTGTCGGACCTTTCGGCAATCCGCTTTTTCCCATTTCGATGATTACGTTTTCAGTCGGCAAACCTATCACTTCTGCTCCAATTGCAGTCATCATAGTCGCTGTTCCCGGTCCCATATCGTTTACACTGCATTGCAGCACTAAATCGCCATTGGCTAAGAATTTTGCTTTTACAGCAGTTGGGCTTCTATAACAGCCAAAAGTTCCTGTTCCCATTCCGTAACCTACCAGCCAGTTTCCTTCTTTAACAGAACCTGGTTCATTTTTACGGTTTTTCCAGCCAATGCGCTCCATTCCTCCTTCGTAACATTCTAAAAGGTATTTACTGCTCCACGGCTTATTTTGTTCTTGATCTTTTTCTGCGTAATTCAGCTTGCGAAATTCGATCGGGTCCAAATTTAATTTATAAGCCATTTCATCCATAGCACATTCTAATGCAAAAGATCCTGTCGCCTCACCCGGGCCACGCATCCAGATTGGCGTGCAAGTATCCAAAGGCACAATTCTGTAACGTGTAGAAACATTGGCACAATCATAAATAAATCGAGACATATTTACCGTTCCTTCCATAAAATCTTCATAACTCGAAGTCATGGCGACCGCCTCATGCGTCAAACCT
This genomic interval carries:
- a CDS encoding DUF2911 domain-containing protein, with the translated sequence MKKFYLLAVTLFAAFTVQAQDIVKFAPLDASPVDISYFPNKAVKFKKTDTPNPVIKVLYARPSAKGRTIFGDVVKFGEVWRVGANENTEIKFYKDVTIGGKKVPAGYYSLFAIPEKDKWTIIINKELDLWGGYAYDESKDVVRVSVPVKPVSDVIEALSIAFTAQGNVANLVIGWDKTTVELPITVK
- a CDS encoding xanthine dehydrogenase family protein molybdopterin-binding subunit codes for the protein MSKTSNINRVDGFAKVTGSATYSAEYKTAGVAYACLVGSTIAKGRIKTINTKKAEWAPGVLAVITHLNVDKPAGYQKAKDKHNFGQPLQIFKDDSILYYDQPIALVIADTFERMRYAASLIKADYFKEEHSTELKKAAEKEKKVETDKGNDYHRGEHDGYKNAEVVLEAEYTIPTEVHNPMELANIIAKWDGNKPILYTKSQGVEGTRRSVAGVFNVPAEDVEVHAEYLGGAFGMGLHTWPYEIAALIGAKKLNRPVKLVLHREQMFTNVGFRPYTIQKMGLGATKDGKLTGLTHEAVAMTSSYEDFMEGTVNMSRFIYDCANVSTRYRIVPLDTCTPIWMRGPGEATGSFALECAMDEMAYKLNLDPIEFRKLNYAEKDQEQNKPWSSKYLLECYEGGMERIGWKNRKNEPGSVKEGNWLVGYGMGTGTFGCYRSPTAVKAKFLANGDLVLQCSVNDMGPGTATMMTAIGAEVIGLPTENVIIEMGKSGLPKGPTQGGSATTSSVGSAVHDACNLLLNKIIELGSKSPALKGIAITDLTFENGTVSSKKDKSKSVTLAALLSSNKLEDFEVENLSKAAEEAKKYSIYSFSVHFVKVLVNPNLGKIRLAHVVSCADIGTVINQKTSAGQMFGGAVGGIGMGLMEALEIDHRFGRPINNNFADYHVPVNADIEKQEVFFVNKKDPISNPMGTKGLGETALVGMAPAIANAVFNATGKRVRDLPITLDKIIETVKV